From the Drosophila simulans strain w501 chromosome 2L, Prin_Dsim_3.1, whole genome shotgun sequence genome, the window GCTTGTAGCCGATAGAATTGTATGCATTGTCGTTTAGTAATGACAGCACATCGGCATGAAGAGGCTCTGCCTTGACGTTgagttgctgctgatgctgatagTTATCTGCGTAACTGCTAATAAAACTCTGATTATTAAAGGCGTTTGTTGCCTGGGCCGAAAAGGGTTGCTGTTGAgccagctgctgttgttgggaAGCCTGAAAAGAAGACACTAAcacgtgttgctgctgctggttcttCTGTTGTTCGGCCAGCATTTGCTGATACAGGTTCGTCTGGTGCATTGTGGGCTGGGCCTTGTCGTAATTGTGGGGCTCGCGTCGGAATGGCCGCTGAGTGCTCTTGGCCACGCGACCGTTTATAACACACCTATTGCTGCTGTTCTCGTTTGCACTAGCAGTTCCAAAATGCTTCCCTCCGTGTATCCGTCCTGACATTGATCCCGGGTCCCCGAGAAGCTGAGAATCATTGTTGGATTGCTGCACCTGTCGTGCAACAGAAAATCGTTGCTCCACCTCACTGTACGACACGTTATTTATGGGCGTGTTAAGCTCAAGCATGCTAGCATCCACATTTACAGCGCCATTGTTACTGCTGTTTACCACATCCATTATGCTATCATTGCAATACAGCGTATGAGGAGCCCCGACAATCGCTGACAGGCAATATTCGTCGTTCTTGAGCATTTCAGCGTCGGTCCCCTCTTCTGGAACTGGAGGCAAGCGTGTGGTTGGAATCAAGTCTGTAAAACAGTGTTGGAGTGTTTCATCTATTTAGTAAAATTAACGACTCTTCATACCTGAAAAGCTAATGTCGATGTCATCTAAATTCGGTTGCAAGGGACCAAGACTGGGCTGTATAAAGTCCGCGATGCCCGCGCCGCGTGCTATGaaataattagcattaagCTTTGGCGATGTAacagtagttttttttttaataatacgCACCAATTTCCCTCGAAtctggaaatgggaatggaacGTTTATAGCCGAGAATAAGGTGTCTGTGGTCCAATCGTCTGGCATTAAATTCCTATCGTTCAAAGGCGACCATTCCAAAAAGTCCAATTCGCTTTTCTGTAagtataataatttaagtgaatttcgtaacttaacttttttagGATAGGCAGCCGTCGATGTGAGAATTCGACtaaattttcttaatttcGTATATAGTACACTGTGGAatagaagaaaataaaagaagagaGAAAGTTTTAGTCGAGGAGTTCCCCGactttttcataatttttctgtcatatcgatagatattggaatataaaatgagaacaaatttaaaaataattcaaaagtgatggcgtggcagttttgtgcggtttgtgggcgttgaagttttatagtttttaagATCTCAACGTTCATATAGACGGagagacggacatggctagatcggcTCGGCTATTGatactgatcaagaatatatatatatatatatatatactatatacttatatatactatatatgaaAAGCTTCGTTCTGCCtgtttcaacgaatctagtatacccttttgtaacgggtaacgggtataataaatattggtTGGACATTTATGTATATAGCTTAAGAACAAGAAATTTTTATTGGAAAATCTATATTACTCTATCTATACTTAACTAGAGTGCGAGGGAGACAGAGATATTCAAAAAAGGAAGAAGTAAAGTCTTTTGATTGTAATTGTAGTCTTTtagggaaaataataaaaaaaaaacctaactATCCTACTTAAAGGACCTATTATACAAACTGTAGCAAAAAAGCAATCATCGTTATCTACAAAAAGATTCAAACAACCTGGCAATTAACGTAATTGAAATACACTCGGTTCGATAATTTTATGATTCGTTAGTTAGTTCAGTGAAATATGACAAAGAGCACGAATGGGCACAAGAAATCGAAAGCTTCTGTTTTTCCTGCACTATCAGCGCTACTTGGGCCTTACAAACTTGGACTTCTCAGAATCACTGCATATTTACTGGCTCCATAGTACTTGGTCTTCAACAGCGACTCAAATTCTGATCGTTGGGGTTTTTATGGCCGCTCTGGTGGGAGCACTGGCCGAATCACTTTACTACATGGATACAAAATCCCAGACTGGCAACACCTTTGACAATGCAGTGATACTATCCACCTCGGTCACTCAATTGCTAGCCAATCTTTGGCTCCGCTCGCAGCAGAAATCACAAGCGAACCTGCTTCAACGACTTTCGCAGGTGGTAgaacttttgcaatttaagCCTTATGCAGTTCCACAGTTCAGTTGGTTATACCGCATCTGGCTATTAGTGTGCCTTATCTATGGGGCAATGGTGACGCATTTTGGCATAAATTGGTTGACAACTATGCAGATCAGCCGTGTCCTGACTTTGGTAGGATTTGTATCTAGGtgcgttttggccaactttcaATTCACCTGTTATACCGGCATGGTGTTGGTCTTGAAAAATCTGCTTCAAGTCCAGGTTAAGCAACTGGAACACTTTGTGTCCACACCCACCATCTCAATGGCTGGAGTAGCCGGCTGTTTGAGAACCCACGATGAAATCCTACTGTTGGGTCAAAGAGAACTGATAGCCGCTTATGGTGGAGTTGTACTATTTCTCTTTATTTACCAAGTTATGCAGtgtatattaatattttacatcAGCAACCTCAAGGGGTTTCATTCAAGCAATGACCTAGTTCTCATTTTCTGTTGGCTGGCACCGATGCTCTTCTATCTCATCCTACCTTTAGTCGTTAATGACATACAAAATCAGGTAAGTTTATGTTAACGCTTGACCGtccttttaataaaaacatgtGAATGTGTAACGACTAAGTgatacttatatatttttcctttaTCGAAATTGGTTTTACACTTTCGTTAGCAATAAATTATGTTCATGTGATCGGTTTTggtattaaaaagtttatctCCCTTAAAGTATTTATGTTACGCAGTTTATGGAAATTAATCATTATCAACAGGCCATCGCACAATTCGTTTGTACTTAGATGCCCAAATACTTTAGGTACGAGGTGTTTGAACAAGAATTGGTTTTTGGAAGTCAACCACAAAAATAGCAGTTCAACTCAGTTTATCAACATTCAAAATGAACTTCCAACCGTGTGAACTCTGTGCTTATTACCGCCTTTGCCGATATCTAGGGATATTCTGCATTGATTATAGTCCCACTAAAAAGAAGTTCCGGCTGCGGCGCAGCGTTTTCTGTTACGTAGTTCACTTTGCCTTGCAAGCCTACTTAGTTGGTGGTATGTCCGTCATGGTCATATATTGGCGTAGGTGCTTCAAAAGCGAGCTTACCACGACTGGAAACCACTTCGACCGTCTTGTAATGGTAATTGCCCTTGGTATTCTGGTTGTCCAGAATGCGTGGCTTATCTGGCTGCAAGCCCCACACCTGCGAATTGTCAGGCAAATAGAGTTTTATCGAAGGAATCAATTGGCAAATTTTCGGCTGCTCCTCCCCAAACGTCTGCTTTGGGTAATTATTGCAACCAATGTTCTCTACATGGCTAACTTCATTAAGACGTGTATATTCGAATGGCTGACGGATGCTTCTCGACTCTTTGTCATAACCTCCTTGGGATTTCCTTTACGATATCTGGTTACTAGCTTTACAATGGGCACATATTTTTGCATGGTGCACATTGTACGCCTGGTGCTTGACTGGAATCAGTCGCAGATTAACGCGATAATAGATAAATCGGCAGACCTCAAAATGACTAGCCCTAATCGTCTGCGTTTACGTGTATGCCTGGAGATGCACGATCGCCTGATACTGCTCTGCAATGATGAGATCAGTCTTGTCTACGGGTTTATAGCCTGGCTGTCTTGGATGTTTGCCTCGCTTGATGTAACTGGAGTAATTTATTTGACTATGGTTATTCAGACTAACAAATCAATCATTCTAAAATTGATAACAAACGTAGTGTGGCTTTCGCCAACTTTTATGACGTTCGCCGCTAGCTTCATGAGTAACCGTGTTACAATTCAGgtaagtttaaattaattcgATCTTATTATAGCTGGTGTAAATATTTGGGCACTGATTTAATATctaagaattttaattttttaatattgacTCAGAACTACACATGCTTAGATGCTATCTTAGTATACCtctattaatattaattagttaataaGGTCGAAGTAGATGTGTAGCGGGCTGTTAGTCGCGCTGTAACTTTTCATCATGCCACTCGGCGCCGAGTTGTGAGTGTTTATTTTCACGTTTAGGTTCCTTGGTTTATTATGCATTCGACATAAGCGTGTAAGCGGCAATGTTTGGCATACAACTAAAACAGATGAAATAATTGTTCTGTCAGTAGCAGCACCCGCCCATGCCTTCATGA encodes:
- the LOC6733068 gene encoding gustatory and pheromone receptor 39a isoform X2, with amino-acid sequence MGTRNRKLLFFLHYQRYLGLTNLDFSESLHIYWLHSTWSSTATQILIVGVFMAALVGALAESLYYMDTKSQTGNTFDNAVILSTSVTQLLANLWLRSQQKSQANLLQRLSQVVELLQFKPYAVPQFSWLYRIWLLVCLIYGAMVTHFGINWLTTMQISRVLTLVGFVSRCVLANFQFTCYTGMVLVLKNLLQVQVKQLEHFVSTPTISMAGVAGCLRTHDEILLLGQRELIAAYGGVVLFLFIYQVMQCILIFYISNLKGFHSSNDLVLIFCWLAPMLFYLILPLVVNDIQNQANKTAKILTKVPRTGTGLDRMIEKFLLKNLRQQPILTAYGFFALDKSTLFKLFTAIFTYMVILVQFKEMENSTKSINKF
- the LOC6733068 gene encoding gustatory and pheromone receptor 39a isoform X1 codes for the protein MNFQPCELCAYYRLCRYLGIFCIDYSPTKKKFRLRRSVFCYVVHFALQAYLVGGMSVMVIYWRRCFKSELTTTGNHFDRLVMVIALGILVVQNAWLIWLQAPHLRIVRQIEFYRRNQLANFRLLLPKRLLWVIIATNVLYMANFIKTCIFEWLTDASRLFVITSLGFPLRYLVTSFTMGTYFCMVHIVRLVLDWNQSQINAIIDKSADLKMTSPNRLRLRVCLEMHDRLILLCNDEISLVYGFIAWLSWMFASLDVTGVIYLTMVIQTNKSIILKLITNVVWLSPTFMTFAASFMSNRVTIQANKTAKILTKVPRTGTGLDRMIEKFLLKNLRQQPILTAYGFFALDKSTLFKLFTAIFTYMVILVQFKEMENSTKSINKF